From one Stieleria sp. JC731 genomic stretch:
- a CDS encoding heavy metal translocating P-type ATPase: MAPQTNSDSAYRSTGSLDRSELPCVHCGLPTPCHADTDPAKVFCCNGCRQAYELIHGWGLDDYYAIRDQNTVAGSVQDISAAGWESFDDELYLGCSTPKANEDGTMSTELSVTGLHCAACAWLIENVAARTDGWLLARVKLNHHTVRVVFDPNRVRLSQIARLTAKLGYGLAPLTSEPLDRFRAENRSMLMQIAIAGFCAANAMWIAVALYAGDAYGVEPEHRIFLRIAGTVLGLASVLIPGRTFFVSAIASLRTRTPHMDLPVALGLAVGSTVGLYHAITDRGEIYFDSLAMLVFLLLIGRWIQFRRQHHAASAVDLLLRITPQHARLINEDQDEGRLVLTSALKPGQTIRVAGGESIPVDGIITRGQSSIDRSLLTGESVPVSAEAGEEVTAGTVNLSRPIDIEVTAIGKESRIGQVMQSVESAMQRRTPIVQLADRIGGLFVVVVTILAFVAFAIWIPHGLNVATANATSLLIVACPCALALATPLAVAVTLGRAAKRKILIRDGDVFAKLARPGIAWFDKTGTLTEGRPRAELVFGPASILSDAAAIERECRHPVADAILREADIHSQSPNGTASDVEVLTGGVTGQVEGRSITIGNQTLMQRREISFGADIVSAIERCRSEGTSPIIIAVGSQALAVIGVADRLKPDAVSTVKTLKSRGWQVGILSGDHCDVVQNVARQLGIATDRARGDLSPEDKLAVVSDKKQHPVLMVGDGANDAASLAAADVGIAVRGGAEVSLQAACVFIASGTLRSIAELLDASRSCTKLIGTAFAVSLSYNVFAVLLATFGYISPLIAAILMPISSISVLSITLAWPTFRAVES; the protein is encoded by the coding sequence GTGGCGCCGCAAACCAATTCCGATTCCGCGTACCGATCGACCGGTTCACTCGATCGAAGCGAATTGCCTTGCGTGCACTGCGGCTTGCCCACGCCTTGCCATGCCGACACCGACCCGGCGAAAGTTTTCTGTTGCAACGGATGCCGCCAGGCTTATGAATTGATCCATGGCTGGGGCCTGGACGATTACTATGCCATTCGCGACCAAAACACGGTTGCCGGATCGGTCCAAGACATCTCCGCGGCCGGTTGGGAATCGTTTGACGATGAACTCTACCTAGGGTGTTCGACACCAAAAGCAAACGAAGATGGAACCATGTCGACCGAGTTGTCGGTGACCGGTTTGCACTGTGCCGCCTGTGCTTGGCTGATCGAAAACGTTGCCGCCAGGACCGATGGCTGGCTGCTCGCACGTGTCAAACTGAACCACCATACCGTTCGTGTGGTCTTTGATCCCAATCGCGTCAGACTCAGTCAGATCGCCAGGCTTACTGCCAAACTCGGCTATGGTTTAGCCCCGCTCACGTCGGAGCCTTTGGACCGATTCCGCGCCGAGAATCGATCGATGTTGATGCAAATCGCGATCGCCGGCTTCTGTGCGGCCAACGCGATGTGGATCGCCGTGGCGCTCTATGCCGGTGACGCTTATGGGGTCGAACCGGAGCACCGAATCTTTTTGCGGATCGCAGGCACAGTGCTTGGCTTGGCGTCCGTATTGATCCCAGGACGAACATTTTTTGTCAGCGCGATCGCTTCGCTTCGCACGCGGACTCCTCACATGGACTTGCCGGTTGCGTTGGGCTTGGCAGTCGGTTCGACCGTGGGGCTGTATCACGCGATCACGGATCGTGGCGAAATCTATTTCGATTCGCTGGCGATGCTTGTGTTCTTATTGTTGATCGGTCGCTGGATTCAATTCCGTCGCCAACATCACGCCGCCAGTGCGGTCGACCTTTTGCTTCGCATCACGCCTCAACACGCGCGGTTGATCAACGAAGATCAAGACGAAGGACGTTTAGTTCTGACCTCTGCACTGAAGCCTGGGCAAACGATTCGTGTGGCCGGCGGTGAAAGCATTCCAGTTGATGGGATCATCACACGAGGGCAATCGAGTATTGATCGATCGTTGTTAACCGGTGAAAGCGTGCCCGTGTCGGCAGAGGCAGGCGAGGAGGTCACCGCCGGAACGGTCAACTTATCACGGCCGATCGATATCGAAGTCACCGCGATCGGCAAGGAAAGCCGAATCGGGCAAGTGATGCAGTCCGTCGAATCGGCGATGCAGCGTCGCACGCCGATCGTCCAGCTGGCCGACCGAATCGGCGGGCTGTTTGTCGTCGTTGTCACCATATTGGCATTCGTCGCGTTTGCGATATGGATTCCACATGGCTTGAATGTGGCAACTGCCAATGCCACATCGCTACTGATCGTCGCTTGCCCTTGCGCGCTCGCCTTGGCGACTCCGCTGGCCGTTGCCGTGACGCTCGGAAGGGCCGCCAAACGAAAGATCCTGATTCGCGATGGTGATGTGTTTGCCAAACTGGCTCGCCCTGGGATCGCTTGGTTTGACAAGACCGGAACACTGACCGAAGGCAGGCCGAGAGCCGAATTGGTCTTCGGCCCGGCAAGTATCCTTTCCGATGCCGCAGCGATCGAACGAGAATGCCGCCACCCGGTCGCAGACGCCATCCTTCGTGAAGCCGATATCCATAGCCAAAGCCCAAATGGAACCGCAAGCGATGTCGAAGTCCTGACCGGTGGCGTGACCGGACAGGTCGAAGGACGATCGATCACGATCGGCAACCAAACACTGATGCAACGCCGTGAGATTTCTTTTGGTGCGGATATCGTTAGTGCGATCGAACGATGTCGCTCCGAAGGCACCTCACCGATCATCATCGCGGTCGGGTCACAAGCTTTGGCAGTGATCGGTGTCGCGGACCGGTTAAAGCCCGACGCGGTTTCGACCGTCAAGACGCTTAAGTCTCGCGGCTGGCAGGTGGGCATTCTGTCGGGAGATCATTGTGACGTGGTCCAAAACGTTGCGCGACAACTTGGCATCGCCACAGACCGTGCGAGGGGTGACCTGTCACCTGAAGACAAACTGGCGGTGGTCAGCGACAAAAAGCAGCACCCGGTTCTCATGGTCGGCGATGGCGCTAATGATGCGGCTTCGTTAGCTGCCGCGGACGTCGGAATTGCCGTCCGTGGTGGTGCGGAGGTTAGCCTACAAGCCGCCTGCGTTTTTATCGCGAGTGGCACATTACGTAGCATTGCGGAACTGTTGGACGCTTCACGATCATGCACCAAGCTGATTGGAACGGCGTTTGCGGTTTCGCTCTCCTACAATGTGTTTGCTGTCTTGTTGGCAACTTTCGGTTACATCAGCCCGCTGATCGCCGCGATCTTGATGCCGATCAGTTCAATCTCGGTCCTGTCGATCACTTTGGCATGGCCAACCTTTCGAGCGGTTGAATCATGA
- a CDS encoding heavy metal translocating P-type ATPase, producing MQTNPTAVNESERAEFSVGGITCANCARSIEKSLSRNGAVRSAVVNVAGGRVVVDYDPTEADRHTLAETIRQTGFSVQEDESSIETDSHHVERRAHVLMWLGVALTLPLFILSMGRDFGLWGSWASATWVNYLMFAMALPVQFVVGAKFYSGAYRSLRNAVADMDVLVAMSTTVAFAYSVVVMIALAMGNHQLGHHVYFETSATIITLVILGHWIESRARSKTGDAIGALLNLQSKSARVLRNLQEVEIPIDQVVNGDQVIVRAGEKIPVDGTVISGQSDVDESMLTGESIPVAKHPGSGVIGATMNCDGMLTVRATAVGQDSALAKIVRQVNQAQATKAPIQHLADQISAVFVPIVVAVSLLAFGIWFFIVGDAVAAILRMIAVLIISCPCAMGLATPLAVTVGMGRGAKLGVLFKSSGAVQQVGQINHVVLDKTGTVTLGQQVVTDVVELGDGNRETLLRYAAGAEHGSGHPIAKAIVKHCSDAGLEFPMPDDVQTVAGRGIEARLENQTVRVGRLAYAFDSVNETIEQQAAAIRAQAKTVLGVSVAGKPIGLIAVADKIKPEAKAAISELVNQGVAVSMLTGDNHETASAVASKVGISDVIAEVMPEDKTNRIAKLQSDGHRVAMVGDGINDAPALAKADIGIAIGTGTDVAIEAADVTLLGGDLHGVSRSIKLSKATMRNIKQNLFWAFAYNVALIPIAAGILAGFESVPLWLRELHPITAALAMVGSDFVIVTNALRLKRIKL from the coding sequence ATGCAGACTAATCCCACAGCGGTTAACGAAAGCGAGAGGGCGGAGTTTTCCGTCGGTGGGATCACATGCGCCAACTGCGCCAGATCCATCGAAAAGTCTCTCTCCCGCAACGGCGCCGTTCGCTCGGCCGTCGTCAATGTTGCCGGTGGACGGGTGGTCGTCGATTATGATCCGACCGAAGCGGATCGTCACACGCTTGCCGAGACGATTCGTCAAACGGGCTTCTCGGTTCAAGAAGATGAATCGTCAATCGAGACCGACTCGCATCATGTCGAACGGCGTGCGCATGTATTAATGTGGTTGGGCGTGGCGCTGACGCTTCCCCTGTTCATCCTTAGCATGGGGCGTGACTTCGGATTGTGGGGGTCGTGGGCCTCAGCAACCTGGGTGAACTACCTAATGTTTGCCATGGCGCTGCCGGTGCAATTTGTCGTCGGTGCAAAGTTTTACTCCGGTGCGTACCGTAGCCTTCGCAACGCCGTCGCAGACATGGACGTGCTCGTTGCGATGAGCACCACAGTCGCCTTTGCTTATAGCGTGGTCGTGATGATTGCCTTAGCGATGGGGAACCACCAGCTCGGACATCACGTTTACTTTGAAACGTCGGCAACGATCATCACGCTGGTCATCTTGGGTCATTGGATCGAGAGCCGTGCGCGTTCCAAAACTGGCGACGCCATCGGTGCGCTGCTGAACTTGCAATCCAAGTCCGCACGTGTGCTTCGCAACTTGCAAGAGGTTGAAATCCCGATCGATCAAGTGGTCAATGGCGATCAAGTGATCGTTCGCGCTGGCGAGAAAATCCCTGTTGACGGAACGGTCATTTCCGGCCAATCGGATGTCGACGAAAGCATGCTGACCGGTGAAAGCATTCCCGTCGCCAAACATCCCGGCAGTGGTGTGATCGGTGCGACGATGAATTGCGACGGCATGCTGACGGTTCGTGCGACCGCGGTCGGCCAGGATTCGGCGCTGGCAAAAATTGTTCGCCAAGTCAACCAAGCTCAGGCGACCAAAGCACCGATTCAGCATTTGGCCGATCAGATCTCCGCCGTCTTCGTTCCAATCGTTGTCGCCGTTTCGTTGCTCGCCTTCGGGATCTGGTTCTTCATCGTGGGTGATGCCGTTGCGGCAATCCTACGAATGATCGCCGTACTGATCATCTCTTGTCCTTGCGCGATGGGACTGGCGACGCCGCTTGCAGTCACCGTTGGCATGGGCCGCGGTGCCAAGCTAGGTGTGTTGTTCAAATCCAGTGGTGCTGTCCAGCAGGTCGGTCAAATCAACCATGTTGTGCTCGACAAGACAGGGACCGTGACCCTCGGTCAGCAGGTTGTCACCGATGTCGTCGAACTTGGCGACGGCAATCGCGAAACCTTGTTGCGATACGCGGCCGGCGCAGAACACGGCAGCGGACACCCAATCGCCAAGGCCATCGTGAAACACTGTAGCGATGCCGGGCTCGAATTCCCGATGCCTGACGATGTGCAAACCGTTGCCGGTCGCGGGATCGAAGCTCGATTAGAAAATCAAACCGTTCGCGTCGGAAGACTTGCCTACGCATTCGATAGTGTCAACGAAACGATCGAACAGCAAGCCGCAGCGATTCGCGCCCAAGCGAAAACGGTACTGGGAGTTTCCGTTGCTGGAAAACCGATCGGATTGATTGCAGTTGCCGACAAAATCAAACCGGAAGCAAAAGCCGCGATCTCGGAACTGGTCAATCAAGGTGTCGCGGTATCAATGCTGACCGGTGACAACCATGAAACGGCATCAGCGGTTGCATCAAAAGTCGGCATCAGTGATGTGATTGCCGAAGTGATGCCCGAAGACAAAACAAATCGCATCGCGAAGCTGCAAAGCGACGGACATCGCGTTGCAATGGTTGGTGATGGGATCAACGACGCTCCGGCGCTTGCAAAGGCAGACATCGGGATCGCTATCGGTACCGGAACAGACGTCGCGATCGAAGCGGCCGACGTGACACTTCTAGGCGGTGATCTTCATGGTGTGTCGCGATCGATCAAGCTGTCCAAAGCCACGATGCGAAACATCAAGCAAAACCTTTTCTGGGCTTTCGCATACAACGTCGCACTCATTCCGATTGCAGCAGGAATCCTCGCTGGATTTGAATCGGTACCGCTGTGGCTAAGAGAGCTACATCCGATTACAGCGGCGCTCGCGATGGTCGGATCGGACTTTGTGATCGTGACAAACGCGTTACGGCTGAAGCGTATAAAGCTCTAA
- a CDS encoding NAD-dependent epimerase/dehydratase family protein produces the protein MTKPTDMSETGEIHRVLVAGASGFIGQRLVEHLANMGCDVACLVRESSDQTTLKKLNVKIVVGDLSEPTSILAGMDRIDTVFNLAGTTKALHRSQFDEVNVHGARNIALACSKQDEPPVLVHVSSLAAAGASEDLYVRKEADPLHPVSDYGKSKLAGEEAVRSLANQLPLSIVRPPIVLGPGDRDGFEMFRGIQRWGVHLVPGFQPDRYSVIHVDDLCESLIAVARAGQRATQQDLDSGVYFATLSELPTYAELGHMIARSLGKEQAKIIQIPLRTLRIVAGANQLISKLRGRPHILNLDKAREAAAGSWVCSSQKLIRDTGIQFNIGLQQRLDQTSQWYRDNGWF, from the coding sequence ATGACGAAACCGACTGACATGAGCGAGACGGGAGAGATACATCGCGTTCTGGTTGCGGGGGCATCCGGATTCATTGGGCAAAGATTAGTCGAACATCTTGCCAACATGGGTTGTGACGTCGCATGCTTGGTCCGTGAGTCTTCGGATCAGACAACGCTCAAAAAACTGAATGTAAAAATCGTTGTCGGCGACTTGTCTGAACCGACCAGTATCCTTGCTGGGATGGACCGGATTGACACTGTTTTCAATCTCGCCGGGACGACCAAGGCACTTCACCGGTCCCAGTTTGATGAGGTGAACGTTCACGGTGCTCGAAACATTGCACTGGCATGTTCTAAGCAAGACGAGCCGCCGGTTCTCGTTCATGTTTCTTCGCTTGCCGCAGCCGGTGCCAGTGAAGACCTGTATGTACGAAAGGAAGCTGACCCCTTGCATCCGGTTTCCGACTATGGAAAAAGCAAGCTGGCTGGCGAAGAGGCTGTCCGATCGTTAGCCAATCAGCTGCCCCTATCGATTGTGCGTCCACCCATCGTCCTCGGTCCCGGTGACCGAGATGGCTTTGAAATGTTTCGCGGAATTCAACGTTGGGGTGTGCATTTGGTTCCGGGATTTCAACCGGACCGGTATTCGGTCATTCATGTCGATGATCTGTGCGAAAGTTTGATCGCGGTGGCAAGAGCTGGCCAGCGTGCGACCCAACAGGATCTCGATTCGGGAGTCTACTTTGCGACTTTGTCGGAATTGCCGACCTACGCCGAATTGGGGCACATGATCGCTCGGTCGCTTGGAAAAGAGCAAGCAAAAATCATTCAGATACCGCTTAGAACGTTGCGAATTGTGGCGGGTGCCAACCAGCTGATTTCCAAACTGCGTGGCCGCCCACACATCTTGAACCTTGATAAGGCACGCGAAGCAGCGGCAGGCAGTTGGGTTTGCAGTAGTCAGAAGCTAATTCGCGATACCGGAATTCAGTTCAACATCGGATTGCAGCAAAGACTTGACCAAACGAGTCAGTGGTACCGCGACAACGGTTGGTTTTAA
- the ccoS gene encoding cbb3-type cytochrome oxidase assembly protein CcoS, whose product MSVLFIALPIALMLGGAGLAACLYCIRDGQYDDLETPSVRILVDERRVDDSKRMFEQSHAD is encoded by the coding sequence ATGAGTGTCCTGTTTATTGCATTACCAATCGCTTTAATGCTCGGCGGGGCAGGGCTGGCTGCGTGCTTATACTGCATTCGCGACGGTCAATACGATGACCTCGAGACACCTTCGGTGCGGATCCTCGTAGACGAGCGACGCGTCGATGATTCAAAGCGAATGTTCGAGCAATCTCATGCAGACTAA